The following proteins come from a genomic window of Thermus hydrothermalis:
- a CDS encoding helix-turn-helix domain-containing protein, whose product MPNPTTAPQTALTQPLGHPVAYNIAQAARVLGIGERTMRYLIRAGQIRVARVGRRILVPHSALVEFVEQGGVEQVLYGHVAVRKARVEALA is encoded by the coding sequence ATGCCTAACCCCACGACCGCCCCACAGACCGCCCTGACCCAGCCCCTGGGCCACCCCGTGGCCTACAACATCGCCCAGGCGGCCAGAGTGCTGGGCATCGGGGAGCGCACCATGCGCTACCTCATCCGGGCCGGGCAGATCCGCGTGGCCCGGGTGGGGAGGAGGATCCTGGTCCCCCACTCCGCCCTCGTGGAGTTCGTGGAGCAGGGGGGCGTTGAACAGGTCCTTTACGGCCACGTGGCCGTGAGGAAGGCCAGGGTGGAGGCCCTGGCCTAG
- a CDS encoding helix-turn-helix domain-containing protein: MAGVGETIKQRRAQLGLTQKELAARVGISRQYLAEIETGRRKPTLNTLERLFFFFCPWPFTTSENRGGFQCLTPRPPHRPP, from the coding sequence ATGGCCGGGGTAGGTGAAACCATCAAGCAAAGGCGAGCGCAGCTTGGGCTAACGCAAAAAGAGCTTGCCGCCCGAGTAGGGATTAGCCGCCAGTACCTCGCAGAAATAGAAACCGGCCGGCGCAAGCCGACCCTGAACACCCTTGAACGGCTTTTTTTTTTTTTTTGCCCTTGGCCTTTCACTACAAGTGAAAACAGAGGAGGTTTCCAATGCCTAACCCCACGACCGCCCCACAGACCGCCCTGA